Proteins encoded together in one Bos javanicus breed banteng chromosome 6, ARS-OSU_banteng_1.0, whole genome shotgun sequence window:
- the LOC133250044 gene encoding tropomyosin alpha-3 chain-like, producing the protein MGAVIQDTFLKQGNVCEVARKLVIIEGDLERTEERAELAESRCRKMGEQIRLMDQHLKCLSAAEEKYSQKEDKYEEEIKILTDKLKEAETRAEFAERSVAKLEKTIDDLEDKLKCTKEEDLCTQRRLNQTLLDLNKM; encoded by the exons ATGGGAGCAGTAATCCAAGACACAT TCTTAAAACAAGGTAATGTTTGCGAGGTGGCTCGCAAGTTGGTGATTATTGAGGGAGACTTGGAGCGCACAGAGGAGCGAGCGGAGCTGGCAGAGTCCCGTTGCCGAAAGATGGGTGAGCAAATCAGACTGATGGACCAGCACCTGAAGTGTCTGAGTGCTGCTGAAGAAAAGTACTCTCAAAAGGAAGACAAATATGAGGAAGAGATAAAGATTCTTACCGATAAACTCAAGGAGGCAGAGACTCGTGCTGAGTTTGCTGAGAGATCAGTAGCCAAGCTGGAAAAGACAATTGATGATTTGGAAGATAAACTGAAATGCACCAAAGAAGAGGACCTCTGTACACAAAGGAGGCTGAACCAGACTCTGCTTGACCTGAATAAAATGTAG